Genomic segment of Mercurialis annua linkage group LG6, ddMerAnnu1.2, whole genome shotgun sequence:
tgacacgttttaaaggttgtgttatttttacaatttcgtgtaaaggtggtgatttgatatgtaattaacccaaaaaacaataatagcctaatattttaattgaaaacaacaagtttaaccatcaatttggctattattgcacCAAGAAGATGTAATTtagatattattgtaaaaattaaaaagtttagataaaattttaatagtcgtaaagattttttttttttaccatttgaCCTTTTAAAAATTGGTGACGTTACCAAATTGGCTCTTACCTCAAGAAATACACAAAAAAGTCTTATGTTAATGTGTAAAAAGTTTCATGTAGTTGACaatttgtttataataaaaatccaagtaaaataataaatgtattgCATGTTGAATTTAAGTCTATTTGACCCTTAAACCAAACAGCTACCGCCGCTTCCCCCATTCATTCAActctatccttttctttttcatacacaaatccatttaatcaattttacaaaattagtttaaatcAAATCCCTCTCTATATATATTCAATATTTTCCTCTCTACTCTCACAAACACAAATTCAAAATCTCGCCTAAGAAATTAAATCTATATCAATGGCAGACATTTGCACTGGTAcgcattatttatttttatttcttcaatattatttgatttttcaaattGTTTCAACGtactcatttttatattttaggtttaaattttttcgttTTTATGTAGTTTAAGCTTTAATTCTACTGACTGCTGATGATATTaagattattttattgaatGTAACACttgaattttgtttcgtataattcataattttataaatatttcttatttacgtatttatgTACATTTAGATCCCGGAAAAAGCTCATGGCCGGAGCTGGTGGGGATGAACGGAAAAGTGGCGGCCGAAATAATCGGAAGAGAAAATACAAGCGTTGGTGTTGTGATAGTGAAGGAAGGGATGGCGGTGACGATGGATTTCCGATGTGATAGGGTTCGAGTTTGGGTTGACAAACATGGAATTGTCAAGGACACTCCTCATATTGGTTAATCATTTGTTTTTACCATAAACTTTGTTCTTAATTAATAATGtatcataataaataaataaaaatatggtaTAGCGGttgttataattaaataaaatgaaaatatttgtaCTTGCCAATAAATAAAAGTGCTTTGTTATTTTAGCTATTCtagatatttgaatttgtttatcaattttcataattataatttcttttatcgtatgaataaaattattatataaataaagttcatataattgtaatttttttacatttatgtaaataaatttttgttgcAAAATTCCACTTTGAAAAAGTAAAGATATGTTAAGTGATTTAAAAGTAGAGATTATCAACAACTATTATAAGTCGACGAGTTTCAATTACACTAGAGACtttattgaaaatatttattttttgcaaaataattataaaaatacatgtttgattttttaattggGTATAATATATT
This window contains:
- the LOC126653945 gene encoding inhibitor of trypsin and hageman factor-like, with product MADICTDPGKSSWPELVGMNGKVAAEIIGRENTSVGVVIVKEGMAVTMDFRCDRVRVWVDKHGIVKDTPHIG